A region from the Dehalococcoides mccartyi CG5 genome encodes:
- a CDS encoding TraR/DksA family transcriptional regulator, whose translation MVAKKNSGLSPIYRSRLEADLKRLTDQIEQMRALRVSEDRREGSPFGKREEEATETADLENGLAMEKKLLDQIAETEYALDKYTRGIYGLCEMCKEPIDPARLEALPQARLCMQCKSKSAKSY comes from the coding sequence ATGGTGGCAAAGAAAAATAGTGGATTAAGCCCGATATATCGTTCACGCCTGGAGGCTGACCTTAAAAGGCTGACTGACCAGATTGAACAAATGCGTGCTTTACGTGTATCCGAAGACCGGCGTGAAGGAAGCCCTTTTGGCAAACGTGAAGAAGAGGCAACCGAAACAGCCGACCTTGAAAATGGGCTGGCTATGGAAAAGAAACTGCTTGACCAGATTGCCGAAACTGAGTATGCCCTGGATAAATATACCCGGGGTATTTACGGCTTGTGCGAAATGTGCAAAGAGCCGATAGACCCTGCCAGACTTGAGGCTTTGCCACAGGCCAGACTGTGTATGCAGTGCAAGTCCAAATCAGCTAAGTCTTACTAA